One genomic region from Epinephelus fuscoguttatus linkage group LG8, E.fuscoguttatus.final_Chr_v1 encodes:
- the LOC125892536 gene encoding myelin protein P0-like isoform X2, giving the protein MKPCSKSPLILLELIYITLLPVLEAQEVKVSSTVTGYLGHDVTLPCTFIQGAQHADITQVQWELKPPEGENIVLIVFNVNFGVSVHNTSLKGRVELKEQSLIIRDVEMSDAGPYTCSIATFPSGSFEGTTNLVVQEQMQLSSGAVSGIVIAVLLLLVVVAAALYLRFIKRRDPTVRHRVYIDTNPTMDVARPSVLRRDEDVVYSDVKLKSSREAKPPPSEKHTADDVTYSEVVVLRQEHK; this is encoded by the exons ATGAAACCTTGCAGCAAGTCACCTCTCATACTGCTGGAGCTGATTTACATCACATTACTCCCAG TTCTTGAGGCACAAGAAGTCAAAGTCTCATCCACAGTGACGGGATACCTGGGGCATGATGTCACCCTGCCATGCACATTCATCCAGGGAGCACAACACGCTGATATTACTCAGGTTCAGTGGGAGCTCAAGCCACCAGAAGGAGAGAACATCGTCCTTATTGTTTTCAATGTTAACTTTGGAGTCAGTGTTCACAATACGTCTCTGAAGGGCAGAGTGGAGCTTAAAGAACAATCTTTGATCATCAGAGATGTAGAAATGAGTGATGCTGGGCCGTACACCTGCAGCATTGCAACTTTCCCCAGTGGTTCATTTGAAGGAACCACCAACCTTGTTGTTCAAG AACAGATGCAGTTATCATCAGGGGCGGTTTCTGGTATTGTGATTGCTGTCCTGTTGCTGTTAGTCGTCGTGGCAGCCGCACTTTACCTCCGCTTCAtcaaaag ACGTGATCCTACTGTCAGACACCGCGTCTACATCG ATACAAATCCAACGATGGATGTGGCCAGGCCATCTGTTCTTCGACGAGACGAG GATGTGGTCTACTCTGACGTCAAGCTCAAATCATCCAGAGAAGCTAAACCTCCACCCAGTGAAAAACACACAGCGGATGATGTCACGTACTCTGAGGTTGTAGTTTTGCGCCAGGAGCATAAATGA
- the LOC125892536 gene encoding nectin-3-like protein isoform X1, with protein sequence MKPCSKSPLILLELIYITLLPAVLEAQEVKVSSTVTGYLGHDVTLPCTFIQGAQHADITQVQWELKPPEGENIVLIVFNVNFGVSVHNTSLKGRVELKEQSLIIRDVEMSDAGPYTCSIATFPSGSFEGTTNLVVQEQMQLSSGAVSGIVIAVLLLLVVVAAALYLRFIKRRDPTVRHRVYIDTNPTMDVARPSVLRRDEDVVYSDVKLKSSREAKPPPSEKHTADDVTYSEVVVLRQEHK encoded by the exons ATGAAACCTTGCAGCAAGTCACCTCTCATACTGCTGGAGCTGATTTACATCACATTACTCCCAG CAGTTCTTGAGGCACAAGAAGTCAAAGTCTCATCCACAGTGACGGGATACCTGGGGCATGATGTCACCCTGCCATGCACATTCATCCAGGGAGCACAACACGCTGATATTACTCAGGTTCAGTGGGAGCTCAAGCCACCAGAAGGAGAGAACATCGTCCTTATTGTTTTCAATGTTAACTTTGGAGTCAGTGTTCACAATACGTCTCTGAAGGGCAGAGTGGAGCTTAAAGAACAATCTTTGATCATCAGAGATGTAGAAATGAGTGATGCTGGGCCGTACACCTGCAGCATTGCAACTTTCCCCAGTGGTTCATTTGAAGGAACCACCAACCTTGTTGTTCAAG AACAGATGCAGTTATCATCAGGGGCGGTTTCTGGTATTGTGATTGCTGTCCTGTTGCTGTTAGTCGTCGTGGCAGCCGCACTTTACCTCCGCTTCAtcaaaag ACGTGATCCTACTGTCAGACACCGCGTCTACATCG ATACAAATCCAACGATGGATGTGGCCAGGCCATCTGTTCTTCGACGAGACGAG GATGTGGTCTACTCTGACGTCAAGCTCAAATCATCCAGAGAAGCTAAACCTCCACCCAGTGAAAAACACACAGCGGATGATGTCACGTACTCTGAGGTTGTAGTTTTGCGCCAGGAGCATAAATGA